In the genome of Cynocephalus volans isolate mCynVol1 chromosome 15, mCynVol1.pri, whole genome shotgun sequence, one region contains:
- the TONSL gene encoding tonsoku-like protein isoform X2 yields the protein MSLERELRQLSKARARAQRSGQLREEAAVCHQLGELLAGHGRYAEALAEHRQERQLLESAGDALGCAVAHRKIGERLAEMQDYEAALQHQHRYLELAGSLSNHTELQRAWATIGRTHLDIYDHCQSREALLQAQAAFEKSLTIVDEKLEGTLAQRELSEMRTRLYLNLGLTFESLQQMALCNNYFKKSIFLAEQNHLYEDLFRARYNLGTIHWRGGQHSQAIRCLEGARECARIMKKRFLESECCVVVSQVLQDLGDFSAAKRALKKAYRLGSQKPLQRAAVCQSLKHVLAVVWLQQQLEEAEGSDPQGAMAICEQLGDLFSKAGDFPKAAEAYQKQLCLAELLNRPGPELAIIHVSLATTLGDMKDHRRAVQHYEEELRLCNGGALEEAKTWFNIALSREEAGDAYEVLASCFQKALSCAQQAQQPLLQRQVLQHLHAVQLRLQPEEAPGTETKLRELSVAEDEEEEEEAEAEAAAAAAASEALEASEVELSDSGEDADSPSHCVEDEELRGCLGRRKMNKWNRRNDLGETLLHRACIEGQLRRVQDLVRQGHPLNPRDYCGWTPLHEACNYGHLEIVRFLLDQGAAVDDPGGQGCEGITPLHDALNCGHFEVAELLIERGASVTLRTRKGHSPLETLQQWVKLYFRDLDCETRQKAGAMERLLQAAASGPALQNCQAPRAVPSSLLFDPETSPPSSPCREPCSHTPTPPESSQARARVSSGQAVARPRRGRHGPASSSSSSSSSSSESEGSMSTPRPHHKRPRRSAPAQQAEARTPVPASSRVAATASASQVAYRTAIRGVGSAQSRHPGPSPLQGLREAPALQAALIPEEECLVGDWLELDAPLTRSRQDSRQPRPQGCRDGPNGSGSDTEKRPVRSQARAQQTLLTRLESWNTLVRAGDSSLAAEPPGRPSGENPVAGQPSAPVLPPPIRVRVRVQDNLFLIPVPHSEAHAVAWLAKQAAQRYYQSCGLLPRLTLRKEGALLAPQDPIPDVLQSNDEVLAEVTSWDLPPLTERYRRACQSLGQGEHQKVLQAVDRQGMGPSFSACCLALHQAQLTPLLRALKLHTALRELRLAGNRLGDGCAAELLAALGTMPNLVLLDLSSNHLGSEGLRQLATGLPGQATLQNLEELDLSMNPLGDSCGQALASLLRACPSLSTLRLQACGFGPSFFLSHQAALGSAFQDAEHLKTLSLSYNTLGTPTVARALQSLRAPTLLHLELASVAAGKSDSGLMKPVVGYLTKEGCALTHLTLSANHLGDKAVRDLSRCLPLCPSLISLDLSANPEISRTSLEELLSTLQERPQGLSFLGLSGCTIQGPLGRDLWDRITTQLRELQLCSRRLCAEDRDAPHPRLPGQPGPGECTLHRGPRLFFRRL from the exons ATGAGCCTCGAGCGTGAGCTTCGCC AGCTGAGCAAGGCCAGAGCCCGGGCCCAGAGGAGCGGGCAGCTGCGCGAGGAGGCCGCCGTGTGCCACCAGCTCGGCGAGCTCCTGGCCGGCCATG GCCGCTACGCAGAGGCCCTGGCGGAGCACCGGCAGGAGCGGCAGCTGCTGGAGAGCGCGGGCGACGCCCTGGGCTGCGCCGTGGCCCACCGCAAGATCGGAGAGCGTCTGGCGGAGATGCAGGACTACGAGGCTGCCCTGCAG CATCAGCACCGCTACCTGGAGCTGGCGGGTTCCCTGTCCAACCACACTGAGCTGCAGAGGGCCTGGGCCACCATTGGCCGCACCCACCTGGATATCTATGACCACTGCCAGTCGAGGGAAGCCTTGCTGCAGGCGCAGGCTGCTTTTGAGAAGAGTTTGACTATCGTGGATGAGAAGCTGGAGG GGACACTGGCCCAGCGAGAGCTGAGTGAGATGAGGACCCGGCTGTACCTAAACCTGGGCCTCACCTTTGAGAGCCTGCAGCAGATGGCCTTGTGCAACAACTACTTCAAGAAGAGCATCTTCCTCGCTGA GCAGAACCACCTCTATGAGGATCTGTTCCGTGCCCGCTACAACCTGGGCACCATCCACTGGCGTGGAGGGCAGCACTCTCAGGCCATTCGCTGCCTGGAGGGGGCCCGGGAGTGTGCGCGCATCATGAAGAAGCGGTTCCTGGAGAGCGAGTGCTGTGTGGTGGTCTCGCAG GTCCTCCAAGACCTAGGGGATTTTTCAGCTGCCAAACGAGCCCTGAAGAAGGCCTACAGGCTGGGCTCCCAGAAGCCTTTGCAGAGGGCTGCAGTCTGCCAGAGCCTTAAGCATG TGTTGGCAGTGGTCtggctgcagcagcagctggaggAGGCTGAGGGCAGTGACCCTCAGGGCGCCATGGCCATCTGTGAGCAGCTGGGGGACCTGTTCTCCAAGGCTGGTGACTTCCCCAAGGCGGCTGAGGCTTACCAGAAGCAG CTGTGTTTGGCAGAGCTGCTGAACAGACCAGGGCCTGAGCTGGCCATCATCCACGTGTCCCTGGCCACCACACTGGGAGACATGAAGGACCACCGCCGGGCCGTGCAGCACTATGAAGAGGAACTGAGACTGTGCAACGGTGGTGCCCTGGAG GAGGCCAAGACTTGGTTCAACATTGCACTGTCCCGTGAGGAGGCTGGCGATGCCTATGAAGTACTGGCATCATGTTTCCAGAAGGCTCTCAGCTGTGCCCAGCAGGCCCAGCAGCCCCTGCTGCAG AGGCAGGTCTTGCAGCACCTCCATGCTGTGCAGCTGAGGCTGCAGCCTGAAGAGGCCCCTGGCACTGAAACCAAACTACGGGAGCTAAGTGTGGCcgaagatgaggaggaggaggaggaggcagaggcagaggcggcggcagcagcagcagccagtgaGGCCCTGGAGGCCAGCGAGGTGGAGCTCTCAGACAGTG GGGAGGATGCAGACAGCCCATCCCATTGCGTCGAGGACGAGGAGCTGCGGGGCTGCCTGGGGCGGCGGAAGATGAACAAG TGGAACCGGCGGAACGACCTGGGGGAGACCCTGCTGCACCGAGCCTGCATCGAAGGGCAGCTGCGCCGTGTCCAGGACCTTGTGCGGCAG GGCCACCCCCTGAACCCTCGGGACTACTGCGGCTGGACGCCCCTGCATGAGGCCTGCAACTATGGGCATCTGG AGATCGTCCGCTTCCTGCTGGACCAGGGAGCTGCAGTGGACGACCCAGGTGGCCAGGGCTGCGAGGGCATCACCCCCCTGCATGATGCCCTTAACTGTGGCCACTTTGAGGTGGCCGAGCTGCTCATTGAGCGGGGGGCATCCGTCACTCTACGGACTAGGAAG GGCCACAGCCCACTAGAGACACTGCAGCAGTGGGTGAAGCTATACTTCAGGGACCTGGACTGTGAAACGCGACAGAAGGCTGGAGCCATGGAAAGGCTGCTGCAGGCGGCCGCCTCAGGTCCAG CTCTGCAGAACTGCCAGGCTCCCCGGGCTGTCCCCAGTAGTCTCCTGTTTGACCCTGAGACCTCTCCTCCCTCGAGCCCATGCCGAGAGCCCTGCTctcacacccccacacccccagagtCCTCTCAGGCCCGAGCCAGGGTCTCCTCAGGGCAGGCGGTGGCTCGGCCTCGCAGGGGCAGGCATGggccagccagcagcagcagcagcagcagcagcagcagctcagaGAGTGAGGGCAGCATGAGCACCCCCCGGCCGCACCACAAGAGACCTCGGCGCTCTGCCCCCGCCCAGCAGGCTGAGGCCCGGACGCCTGTCCCTGCCAGCAGCAGGGTAGCAGCCACAGCAAGTGCCAGCCAGGTGGCCTACCGAACAGCCATCCGAGGCGTGGGCAGTGCCCAGAGCCGCCACCCTGGGCCCAGCCCACTTCAGGGCTTGCGCGAAGCCCCTGCCTTGCAGGCAGCGCTCATCCCAGAGGAGGAGTGCCTGGTGGGTGACTGGCTGGAGCTCGACGCACCCCTGACCCGCAGCCGCCAGGACAGCCGCCAGCCCCGGCCCCAGGGCTGTAGGGACGGGCCCAATGGCTCAGGGTCCGACACTGAGAAGCGTCCCGTCAGGTCCCAGGCCCGGGCCCAGCAGACCCTCCTGACCCGTCTTGAGAGTTGGAACACGCTGGTCAGAGCAGGAGACAGCAGCCTGGCAGCAGAGCCCCCAGGGAGGCCCAGTGGAGAGAATCCCGTGGCAGGCCAGCCCTCG GCTCCAGTCCTGCCTCCTCCGAtccgggttcgggttcgagtgcAGGATAACCTTTTCCTCATCCCTGTTCCACACAG CGAGGCCCATGCCGTGGCCTGGCTGGCCAAGCAGGCTGCCCAGCGCTACTACCAGTCTTGTGGGCTGCTGCCGAGGCTCACCCTGCGGAAGGAGGGGGCGCTGCTGGCCCCCCAGGACCCCATCCCTGATGTGCTACAGAGCAATGATGAG GTGTTGGCTGAAGTAACTTCGTGGGATCTCCCCCCGCTGACTGAGCGCTACCGCAGGGCTTGCCAGAGCTTGGGGCAAG GGGAGCACCAAAAGGTGCTGCAGGCTGTGGATCGCCAGGGCATGGGCCCCTCGTTCAGCGCCTGCTGCCTGGCCCTGCACCAGGCCCAGCTCACACCCCTGCTGCGGGCACTCAAGCTACACACGGCACTTCGGGAGCTGCGCCTAGCAGGGAACCGGCTAGGGGATGGATGTGCCGCCGAGCTGCTGGCTGCCCTGGGTACCATGCCCAACCTGGTCCTCCTCGACCTCTCCTCCAATCACCTGGGCTCTGAAGGCCTGCGCCAGCTGGCCACAGGCCTCCCAGGCCAGGCCACTTTGCAG AACTTAGAAGAGCTGGACTTAAGCATGAACCCCCTGGGGGACAGCTGTGGCCAGGCCCTGGCCTCCCTCCTGCGGGCCTGCCCCTCACTTAGCACTCTGCGCCTTCAGGCCTGTGGCTTTGGCCCCAGCTTCTTCCTGAGCCACCAAGCAGCCCTGGGTAGCGCCTTCCAAG ATGCTGAGCACTTGAAGACCCTGTCCCTGTCCTACAACACTCTGGGCACCCCCACGGTGGCCAGGGCCCTGCAGAGCCTGCGTGCTCCTACTCTCCTCCACCTAGAGCTCGCCTCTGTGGCAGCTGGCAAGAGTGACTCAGGCCTCATGAAGCCCGTGGTCGGATACCTGACCAAG gaaggctgtgctctgacccaCCTGACCCTGTCTGCAAACCACTTGGGTGACAAGGCGGTGAGAGACCTGAGCAG ATGTCTCCCTCTCTGTCCTTCACTCATCTCACTGGACCTGTCAGCCAACCCTGAGATCAGCCGCACCAGCCTGGAGGAGCTCCTGTCCACCCTCCAGGAGCGGCCACAAGGCCTCAGCTTCCTTGGCTTGTCAG GCTGCACCATCCAAGGCCCCCTGGGCCGGGACCTCTGGGACAGGATCACCACGCAGCTACGGGAGCTGCAGCTGTGCAGCAGACGCCTGTGCGCCGAGGACCGCGACGCCCCGCACCCGCGGCTGCCCGGCCAGCCTGGCCCCGGCGAGTGCACGCTGCACCGGGGCCCCAGGCTCTTCTTCCGGCGCCTCTGA
- the TONSL gene encoding tonsoku-like protein isoform X3, translating to MSLERELRQLSKARARAQRSGQLREEAAVCHQLGELLAGHGRYAEALAEHRQERQLLESAGDALGCAVAHRKIGERLAEMQDYEAALQHQHRYLELAGSLSNHTELQRAWATIGRTHLDIYDHCQSREALLQAQAAFEKSLTIVDEKLEGTLAQRELSEMRTRLYLNLGLTFESLQQMALCNNYFKKSIFLAEQNHLYEDLFRARYNLGTIHWRGGQHSQAIRCLEGARECARIMKKRFLESECCVVVSQVLQDLGDFSAAKRALKKAYRLGSQKPLQRAAVCQSLKHVLAVVWLQQQLEEAEGSDPQGAMAICEQLGDLFSKAGDFPKAAEAYQKQLCLAELLNRPGPELAIIHVSLATTLGDMKDHRRAVQHYEEELRLCNGGALEEAKTWFNIALSREEAGDAYEVLASCFQKALSCAQQAQQPLLQRQVLQHLHAVQLRLQPEEAPGTETKLRELSVAEDEEEEEEAEAEAAAAAAASEALEASEVELSDSGEDADSPSHCVEDEELRGCLGRRKMNKWNRRNDLGETLLHRACIEGQLRRVQDLVRQGHPLNPRDYCGWTPLHEACNYGHLEIVRFLLDQGAAVDDPGGQGCEGITPLHDALNCGHFEVAELLIERGASVTLRTRKGHSPLETLQQWVKLYFRDLDCETRQKAGAMERLLQAAASGPALQNCQAPRAVPSSLLFDPETSPPSSPCREPCSHTPTPPESSQARARVSSGQAVARPRRGRHGPASSSSSSSSSSSESEGSMSTPRPHHKRPRRSAPAQQAEARTPVPASSRVAATASASQVAYRTAIRGVGSAQSRHPGPSPLQGLREAPALQAALIPEEECLVGDWLELDAPLTRSRQDSRQPRPQGCRDGPNGSGSDTEKRPVRSQARAQQTLLTRLESWNTLVRAGDSSLAAEPPGRPSGENPVAGQPSAPVLPPPIRVRVRVQDNLFLIPVPHSSEAHAVAWLAKQAAQRYYQSCGLLPRLTLRKEGALLAPQDPIPDVLQSNDENLEELDLSMNPLGDSCGQALASLLRACPSLSTLRLQACGFGPSFFLSHQAALGSAFQDAEHLKTLSLSYNTLGTPTVARALQSLRAPTLLHLELASVAAGKSDSGLMKPVVGYLTKEGCALTHLTLSANHLGDKAVRDLSRCLPLCPSLISLDLSANPEISRTSLEELLSTLQERPQGLSFLGLSGCTIQGPLGRDLWDRITTQLRELQLCSRRLCAEDRDAPHPRLPGQPGPGECTLHRGPRLFFRRL from the exons ATGAGCCTCGAGCGTGAGCTTCGCC AGCTGAGCAAGGCCAGAGCCCGGGCCCAGAGGAGCGGGCAGCTGCGCGAGGAGGCCGCCGTGTGCCACCAGCTCGGCGAGCTCCTGGCCGGCCATG GCCGCTACGCAGAGGCCCTGGCGGAGCACCGGCAGGAGCGGCAGCTGCTGGAGAGCGCGGGCGACGCCCTGGGCTGCGCCGTGGCCCACCGCAAGATCGGAGAGCGTCTGGCGGAGATGCAGGACTACGAGGCTGCCCTGCAG CATCAGCACCGCTACCTGGAGCTGGCGGGTTCCCTGTCCAACCACACTGAGCTGCAGAGGGCCTGGGCCACCATTGGCCGCACCCACCTGGATATCTATGACCACTGCCAGTCGAGGGAAGCCTTGCTGCAGGCGCAGGCTGCTTTTGAGAAGAGTTTGACTATCGTGGATGAGAAGCTGGAGG GGACACTGGCCCAGCGAGAGCTGAGTGAGATGAGGACCCGGCTGTACCTAAACCTGGGCCTCACCTTTGAGAGCCTGCAGCAGATGGCCTTGTGCAACAACTACTTCAAGAAGAGCATCTTCCTCGCTGA GCAGAACCACCTCTATGAGGATCTGTTCCGTGCCCGCTACAACCTGGGCACCATCCACTGGCGTGGAGGGCAGCACTCTCAGGCCATTCGCTGCCTGGAGGGGGCCCGGGAGTGTGCGCGCATCATGAAGAAGCGGTTCCTGGAGAGCGAGTGCTGTGTGGTGGTCTCGCAG GTCCTCCAAGACCTAGGGGATTTTTCAGCTGCCAAACGAGCCCTGAAGAAGGCCTACAGGCTGGGCTCCCAGAAGCCTTTGCAGAGGGCTGCAGTCTGCCAGAGCCTTAAGCATG TGTTGGCAGTGGTCtggctgcagcagcagctggaggAGGCTGAGGGCAGTGACCCTCAGGGCGCCATGGCCATCTGTGAGCAGCTGGGGGACCTGTTCTCCAAGGCTGGTGACTTCCCCAAGGCGGCTGAGGCTTACCAGAAGCAG CTGTGTTTGGCAGAGCTGCTGAACAGACCAGGGCCTGAGCTGGCCATCATCCACGTGTCCCTGGCCACCACACTGGGAGACATGAAGGACCACCGCCGGGCCGTGCAGCACTATGAAGAGGAACTGAGACTGTGCAACGGTGGTGCCCTGGAG GAGGCCAAGACTTGGTTCAACATTGCACTGTCCCGTGAGGAGGCTGGCGATGCCTATGAAGTACTGGCATCATGTTTCCAGAAGGCTCTCAGCTGTGCCCAGCAGGCCCAGCAGCCCCTGCTGCAG AGGCAGGTCTTGCAGCACCTCCATGCTGTGCAGCTGAGGCTGCAGCCTGAAGAGGCCCCTGGCACTGAAACCAAACTACGGGAGCTAAGTGTGGCcgaagatgaggaggaggaggaggaggcagaggcagaggcggcggcagcagcagcagccagtgaGGCCCTGGAGGCCAGCGAGGTGGAGCTCTCAGACAGTG GGGAGGATGCAGACAGCCCATCCCATTGCGTCGAGGACGAGGAGCTGCGGGGCTGCCTGGGGCGGCGGAAGATGAACAAG TGGAACCGGCGGAACGACCTGGGGGAGACCCTGCTGCACCGAGCCTGCATCGAAGGGCAGCTGCGCCGTGTCCAGGACCTTGTGCGGCAG GGCCACCCCCTGAACCCTCGGGACTACTGCGGCTGGACGCCCCTGCATGAGGCCTGCAACTATGGGCATCTGG AGATCGTCCGCTTCCTGCTGGACCAGGGAGCTGCAGTGGACGACCCAGGTGGCCAGGGCTGCGAGGGCATCACCCCCCTGCATGATGCCCTTAACTGTGGCCACTTTGAGGTGGCCGAGCTGCTCATTGAGCGGGGGGCATCCGTCACTCTACGGACTAGGAAG GGCCACAGCCCACTAGAGACACTGCAGCAGTGGGTGAAGCTATACTTCAGGGACCTGGACTGTGAAACGCGACAGAAGGCTGGAGCCATGGAAAGGCTGCTGCAGGCGGCCGCCTCAGGTCCAG CTCTGCAGAACTGCCAGGCTCCCCGGGCTGTCCCCAGTAGTCTCCTGTTTGACCCTGAGACCTCTCCTCCCTCGAGCCCATGCCGAGAGCCCTGCTctcacacccccacacccccagagtCCTCTCAGGCCCGAGCCAGGGTCTCCTCAGGGCAGGCGGTGGCTCGGCCTCGCAGGGGCAGGCATGggccagccagcagcagcagcagcagcagcagcagcagctcagaGAGTGAGGGCAGCATGAGCACCCCCCGGCCGCACCACAAGAGACCTCGGCGCTCTGCCCCCGCCCAGCAGGCTGAGGCCCGGACGCCTGTCCCTGCCAGCAGCAGGGTAGCAGCCACAGCAAGTGCCAGCCAGGTGGCCTACCGAACAGCCATCCGAGGCGTGGGCAGTGCCCAGAGCCGCCACCCTGGGCCCAGCCCACTTCAGGGCTTGCGCGAAGCCCCTGCCTTGCAGGCAGCGCTCATCCCAGAGGAGGAGTGCCTGGTGGGTGACTGGCTGGAGCTCGACGCACCCCTGACCCGCAGCCGCCAGGACAGCCGCCAGCCCCGGCCCCAGGGCTGTAGGGACGGGCCCAATGGCTCAGGGTCCGACACTGAGAAGCGTCCCGTCAGGTCCCAGGCCCGGGCCCAGCAGACCCTCCTGACCCGTCTTGAGAGTTGGAACACGCTGGTCAGAGCAGGAGACAGCAGCCTGGCAGCAGAGCCCCCAGGGAGGCCCAGTGGAGAGAATCCCGTGGCAGGCCAGCCCTCG GCTCCAGTCCTGCCTCCTCCGAtccgggttcgggttcgagtgcAGGATAACCTTTTCCTCATCCCTGTTCCACACAG CAGCGAGGCCCATGCCGTGGCCTGGCTGGCCAAGCAGGCTGCCCAGCGCTACTACCAGTCTTGTGGGCTGCTGCCGAGGCTCACCCTGCGGAAGGAGGGGGCGCTGCTGGCCCCCCAGGACCCCATCCCTGATGTGCTACAGAGCAATGATGAG AACTTAGAAGAGCTGGACTTAAGCATGAACCCCCTGGGGGACAGCTGTGGCCAGGCCCTGGCCTCCCTCCTGCGGGCCTGCCCCTCACTTAGCACTCTGCGCCTTCAGGCCTGTGGCTTTGGCCCCAGCTTCTTCCTGAGCCACCAAGCAGCCCTGGGTAGCGCCTTCCAAG ATGCTGAGCACTTGAAGACCCTGTCCCTGTCCTACAACACTCTGGGCACCCCCACGGTGGCCAGGGCCCTGCAGAGCCTGCGTGCTCCTACTCTCCTCCACCTAGAGCTCGCCTCTGTGGCAGCTGGCAAGAGTGACTCAGGCCTCATGAAGCCCGTGGTCGGATACCTGACCAAG gaaggctgtgctctgacccaCCTGACCCTGTCTGCAAACCACTTGGGTGACAAGGCGGTGAGAGACCTGAGCAG ATGTCTCCCTCTCTGTCCTTCACTCATCTCACTGGACCTGTCAGCCAACCCTGAGATCAGCCGCACCAGCCTGGAGGAGCTCCTGTCCACCCTCCAGGAGCGGCCACAAGGCCTCAGCTTCCTTGGCTTGTCAG GCTGCACCATCCAAGGCCCCCTGGGCCGGGACCTCTGGGACAGGATCACCACGCAGCTACGGGAGCTGCAGCTGTGCAGCAGACGCCTGTGCGCCGAGGACCGCGACGCCCCGCACCCGCGGCTGCCCGGCCAGCCTGGCCCCGGCGAGTGCACGCTGCACCGGGGCCCCAGGCTCTTCTTCCGGCGCCTCTGA